A single window of Anopheles moucheti chromosome 2, idAnoMoucSN_F20_07, whole genome shotgun sequence DNA harbors:
- the LOC128310506 gene encoding aminopeptidase N-like: protein MGLMRNDDDGTGSSSYRLPAVSEPLSYDLYLDLTDNSFASYTGMVDITIKYLATTFFAATYARTVFPCYDEPSYKAKFNIKIRHLSYHTALSNMPVTVSTRFDGYSETTFDTTPLMSTYLVVLVVSEMKTLSSDKELFRVFAPENKINYTIYAHDFAVRAVRALETHFGRQNQMSKIDLVGIPDFAMGAMENWGLITFREDYLIYEGEKETTAYAKQRIASVVTHELVHMWFGNEVTPEWWTYVWLNEGFANYFEYYITSQLEPAWKFWDQFIVSNVHSALSKDCHSSARPMNYYATDPAILNELYDYVVYAKSASVIRMIQNVIGLETFKQAINDYLRSQSYLTTKPEYLYASIEKFRTVDLPASVEAIFESWANAPGYPVVTVTVDRTKRTLTASQKRFWMPNEVDTPPENKLFYIPLNYASNVPSSNDFQDTAPTFWLTPADPSTTISLETNVEWLVVNKQQTGYYRVNYDVESWHKLIEVLNSDRFEELLPVINRAQLVDDVANLARAGQVGYDVALSLIRYLERETEYVPWSTAYDALLHLDRMFSSNEEYMRFESYGRTITSHVFNVTNLAEGTHLDRLHRDKSIYLACYFGVPACLNMATSIVKAALDEETLDVPKEIQSAVFCALHKHDLPIEGDYGIELFQKFWQATDQYKHLMNMFIGSLGCSRNPALTEFFLQMIEIDTPALPVTSAMKSNILTSMIAGSPITRNAAFQYIRSRFAVVSDMLDRQLVPIFNAFGTSINTPAEYNMLKELVQSYQVSLVPASLEAANRALVQAEQNLNWIDKHKVAVAKWLTEENFEGGIPDDNGAEVASPSVGIFAAVGIISISLWRIQ from the exons ATGGGTTTGATgcgaaatgatgatgatggcacgGGTTCCAGCAGCTATCGATTGCCCGCTGTATCTGAGCCGCTCTCATACGATTTGTATCTCGATCTGACGGATAACAGTTTCGCTAGCTACACCGGAATGGTTGATATTACAATTAA ATACCTAGCAACTACATTTTTCGCCGCAACTTACGCTCGCACCGTGTTTCCCTGTTACGATGAACCATCCTACAAGGCAAAGTTTAACATCAAAATTCGACATCTGTCTTATCATACAGCTTTGTCCAACATGCCGGTAACAGTCAG CACGCGCTTTGATGGCTACAGTGAAACCACATTCGATACCACTCCTCTCATGTCTACCTACCTGGTGGTATTGGTCGTGTCAGAGATGAAAACACTGTCCTCCGACAAGGAGCTTTTCCGAGTTTTTGCTCCG GAAAACAAGATAAATTATACCATTTATGCGCATGACTTTGCCGTCCGGGCTGTACGTGCACTGGAAACACACTTTGGTCGACAGAACCAAATGTCAAAAATAGATCTAGTAGGCATTCCTGATTTCGCGATGGGTGCTATGGAGAACTGGGGTCTGATAACGTTCCGGGAGGATTATTTGATCTATGAAGGTGAGAAGGAAACAACGGCCTATGCTAAACAAAGGATAGCCTCTGTGGTGACGCATGAATTGGTGCACATGTGGTTCGGCAACGAGGTTACTCCTGAATGGTGGACCTACGTTTGGTTGAATGAGGGTTTTGCGAACTACTTCGAGTACTACATCACATCACAG TTGGAGCCTGCGTGGAAATTCTGGGATCAGTTTATCGTGAGCAATGTCCACTCGGCTCTTTCAAAAGATTGTCATAGTTCAGCCCGACCGATGAACTACTATGCAACAGATCCGGCAATTCTAAACGAACTATACGATTATGTGGTGTATGCAAAGAGTGCTTCGGTTATACGAATGATACAGAACGTTATAGGGCTTGAAACCTTCAAGCAGGCTATCAACGACTATTTGCGATCACAGAGCTATCTCACCACCAAACCGGAGTATCTCTACGCGAGCATTGAAAAGTTCCGCACCGTCGATCTTCCGGCTAGCGTAGAAGCCATCTTCGAGAGCTGGGCTAATGCCCCAGGCTATCCTGTCGTAACGGTTACGGTCGATCGTACCAAGCGTACACTAACCGCTTCCCAGAAGCGCTTTTGGATGCCAAACGAAGTAGACACACCACCGGAAAATAAGCTGTTCTACATTCCGCTGAATTATGCTTCAAATGTACCTTCCTCAAACGATTTCCAAGATACAGCTCCCACATTCTGGTTGACTCCGGCGGACCCTTCCACGACCATTTCTCTAGAGACCAATGTTGAGTGGCTTGTAGTGAACAAGCAGCAGACGGGATACTATCGGGTGAACTACGATGTCGAGAGCTGGCACAAGTTGATCGAGGTATTGAATAGCGATCGTTTTGAGGAACTTCTTCCCGTCATAAATCGGGCACAGCTTGTAGACGATGTAGCAAATCTTGCCCGTGCAGGTCAAGTCGGTTACGATGTGGCATTGTCACTGATACGCTATCTGGAGCGGGAAACGGAATACGTACCATGGAGTACAGCTTACGATGCATTGCTGCACCTTGATCGAATGTTTTCAAGTAACGAGGAATATATGCGATTCGAAAGTTATGGACGAACTATAACCTCGCACGTTTTCAACGTAACTAACCTTGCTGAAGGAACCCATCTGGATAGGTTACACCGTGACAAATCTATTTATTTAGCATGCTATTTTGGTGTACCGGCCTGTTTAAACATGGCAACATCGATAGTCAAAGCTGCACTTGACGAGGAAACGTTAGACGTGCCCAAGGAGATACAATCTGCCGTGTTTTGTGCGTTACACAAGCATGACTTGCCCATTGAAGGAGACTACGGGATCGAGCTTTTCCAAAAGTTCTGGCAAGCAACGGATCAATATAAGCATCTGATGAATATGTTCATCGGCAGTTTAGGATGTTCGCGGAATCCGGCTCTGACTGAGTTCTTCCTGcaaatgattgaaatagataCGCCTGCACTTCCGGTTACTAGCGCCATGAAAAGTAATATACTAACAAGCATGATTGCAGGAAGTCCCATTACGCGTAATGCAGCGTTCCAGTACATAAGGTCCCGGTTTGCCGTTGTGTCGGATATGCTGGACCGTCAATTGGTACccatttttaatgcttttggTACAAGTATAAATACTCCCGCGGAATACAATATG CTCAAGGAACTCGTACAAAGCTATCAGGTCTCGCTGGTTCCGGCATCGTTAGAAGCTGCCAATCGTGCTCTCGTGCAGGCAGAACAGAACTTGAACTGGATAGATAAGCATAAGGTTGCTGTTGCCAAATGGCTGACAGAGGAAAACTTCGAAGGCGGAATCCCAGACGATAATGGAGCAGAAGTGGCTTCTCCTTCAGTAGGAATATTTGCAGCGGTTGGGATTATCTCGATTTCATTGTGGCGTATTCAATGA
- the LOC128310573 gene encoding aminopeptidase N-like, translated as MYRPALIVAAVWLPLILASAPLELEKSPTTRDSHDDSRYLLPKVSEPISYELFLDITNYYFYSYSGTVEIEFRYTGDQNHFYLHSDGLVIDESSITVTRPDGTNLPVGNVVYMEQFEQVYFGFGERLLTGEHYKIRMSFLNNIGTELKGLYRSSYVIGNTTRYLATTHFESTYARSVFPCYDEPAYKATFNVRIRHRPEYTALSNMPAINRYTVGDYTETTFDTTPLMSTYLLAFVISDFKTISQETDRFRVFAAEDKFAHTEYALEFLAKSLRALETFFGHQYQLPKVDLIAIPDFAMGAMENWGLITFREQYLIYEEGVTTVRTKQNIADLITHELTHMWFGNEVTPDWWTYLWLSEGFARYFEYYITSQLEPTWNLWEQFIVNNVHSALSQDCHVHNRMMSYYATDPAILNDLFDYVVYAKSASVIRMIQNVIGLETFKQAINDYLRSRSYLTTKPEYLYASIEKFRTVDLPASVEAIFESWANAPGYPVVTVTVDRTKRTLTAFQKRFWMPNEVDTPPENKLFYIPLNYASNVPSSNDFQDTAPTFWLTPADPSTTFSLETDVEWLVVNKQQTGYYRVNYDVESWHKLIEVLNSDRFEELLPVINRAQLVDDVANLARAGEVGYDVALSLIRYLERETEYIPWSTAYNALLHVDRMYSTVGQYDRFESYLRSIAGCMYENVLLTGPMDHVSRLHRGNTVYLACYSGVQKCVDDANSLITKAIEDPAFIVPEEVQAAVFCVLHKYPAATLTAQSDLFEKYIQTAESPQQLEMVNRLLASVGCARNETTLEYYLALTAYNYPGLPVTAAQRNQIYLGLINGSPATRLAALRYMHEHFSTVSYLLTSVTSIFTELGNRINSRLQYELLQNIVDKYGNALSSAAKAAADAALIQADQNIQWIEKHTEAISSWLIENEYEGTTVKPPGGGTGVVHSVGMLTAFGSAIILLMSNALLR; from the exons ATGTACCGCCCAGCACTGATCGTAGCAGCCGTTTGGCTACCATTAATCCTCGCATCAGCTCCCCTAGAATTGGAAAAGTCTCCAACAACACGTGATTCCCACGATGACAGTCGCTACCTGTTGCCAAAAGTTTCGGAACCTATCTCATATGAGCTATTCCTGGACATTACCAATTACTATTTCTATTCGTATTCGGGAACCGTTGAGATAGAGTTTCGCTACACAGGTGATCAGAATCATTTTTATCTGCATAGTGACGGATTAGTGATTGATGAAAGCAGTATTACGGTAACGCGACCCGATGGAACCAATCTGCCAGTTGGAAACGTAGTCTATATGGAACAGTTTGAGCAAGTTTATTTCGGATTCGGGGAGCGCCTGCTAACTGGAGAACACTATAAGATACGAATGAGCTTCCTCAACAATATTGGTACCGAGCTTAAAGGGCTGTACAGGAGCAGTTACGTCATTGGTAATACAACAAG ATATCTGGCTACAACTCATTTTGAATCCACATACGCTCGGAGTGTATTTCCCTGCTATGATGAACCGGCGTACAAGGCTACATTCAATGTACGGATACGACACCGTCCAGAGTATACTGCATTGTCCAACATGCCAGCAATTAATAGGTAT ACCGTGGGCGATTACACGGAAACGACATTTGACACTACGCCTCTAATGTCGACATATTTGTTAGCGTTTGTCATATCAGATTTTAAAACTATATCGCAAGAAACGGATCGCTTCAGGGTATTTGCTGCG GAAGACAAGTTCGCACACACCGAGTATGCGTTAGAGTTCCTTGCGAAGTCTTTAAGGGCGttggaaacattttttggGCACCAATATCAGTTACCGAAGGTGGATCTTATAGCTATACCAGATTTCGCGATGGGTGCCATGGAGAACTGGGGTCTGATAACGTTCCGAGAGCAGTACCTAATTTATGAAGAAGGCGTTACAACGGTCcggacgaaacaaaacattgctgATCTGATCACACATGAGCTAACTCATATGTGGTTCGGCAACGAGGTTACTCCGGATTGGTGGACCTACCTGTGGTTAAGTGAAGGCTTCGCTAGGTACTTCGAGTACTACATTACATCGCAG CTCGAACCCACCTGGAACCTTTGGGAGCAGTTTATCGTGAATAATGTCCACTCGGCCCTTTCTCAAGACTGCCACGTCCACAATCGAATGATGAGCTACTATGCAACAGATCCGGCAATTCTAAATGATCTATTTGACTACGTTGTGTATGCAAAGAGTGCTTCGGTTATACGAATGATACAGAACGTTATAGGGCTTGAAACCTTCAAGCAGGCTATCAACGACTATTTGCGATCACGGAGCTATCTCACCACCAAACCGGAGTATCTCTACGCGAGCATTGAAAAGTTCCGCACCGTCGATCTTCCGGCTAGCGTAGAAGCCATCTTCGAGAGCTGGGCTAATGCCCCAGGCTATCCTGTCGTAACGGTTACGGTCGATCGTACCAAGCGTACACTAACGGCTTTCCAGAAGCGCTTTTGGATGCCAAACGAAGTAGACACACCACCGGAAAATAAGCTGTTCTACATTCCGCTGAATTATGCTTCAAATGTACCTTCCTCAAACGATTTCCAAGATACAGCTCCCACATTCTGGTTGACTCCGGCGGACCCTTCCACGACCTTTTCGCTAGAGACCGATGTCGAGTGGCTTGTAGTGAACAAGCAGCAGACGGGATACTATCGGGTGAACTACGATGTCGAGAGCTGGCACAAGTTGATCGAGGTATTGAATAGCGATCGTTTTGAGGAACTTCTTCCCGTCATAAATCGGGCACAGCTTGTAGACGATGTAGCAAATCTGGCCCGCGCAGGCGAAGTCGGTTACGATGTGGCATTGTCACTGATACGCTATCTAGAGCGGGAAACGGAGTACATACCATGGAGTACAGCTTACAACGCTTTGTTGCACGTGGACAGGATGTACTCGACGGTCGGGCAGTATGATAGGTTTGAAAGCTATTTGCGTTCTATTGCTGGATGCATGTATGAAAACGTACTACTAACTGGACCGATGGATCACGTTAGCAGACTTCATCGTGGGAATACAGTTTATCTAGCGTGCTACTCGGGggtgcaaaaatgtgtggATGATGCGAATTCGCTAATCACGAAAGCCATCGAAGATCCTGCGTTTATTGTCCCCGAGGAAGTGCAGGCCGCAGtcttttgtgtgttgcataAGTATCCAGCTGCAACATTAACCGCACAGAGTGACTTATtcgaaaaatatatacaaacCGCCGAGAGCCCTCAGCAATTAGAGATGGTTAACCGGCTTCTGGCTAGCGTTGGGTGCGCACGTAATGAAACCACGCTGGAATACTATCTAGCACTCACCGCGTACAACTACCCAGGGCTTCCCGTAACTGCTGCGCAAAGGAATCAAATCTATCTCGGGCTAATCAACGGAAGTCCCGCAACACGATTGGCCGCGCTGCGCTATATGCACGAACATTTTTCCACCGTCAGTTACTTGCTGACCTCGGTAACCTCGATCTTCACAGAATTGGGTAATCGTATCAATTCTCGATTACAATACGAACTG CTTCAAAACATCGTGGACAAGTACGGGAATGCTTTGTCAAGCGCAGCAAAGGCAGCAGCAGATGCAGCTCTAATACAAGCGGACCAGAACATTCAATGGATTGAAAAGCACACAGAAGCCATATCGTCTTGGTTGATTGAGAATGAGTATGAGGGAACTACCGTAAAACCTCCCGGTGGTGGCACCGGGGTGGTCCATTCCGTCGGTATGCTAACTGCTTTCGGAAGTGCAATAATTTTGTTGATGTCAAATGCATTGCTGCGCTAA